One window of the Populus nigra chromosome 4, ddPopNigr1.1, whole genome shotgun sequence genome contains the following:
- the LOC133691949 gene encoding DEAD-box ATP-dependent RNA helicase 24 isoform X1, producing MSKRKFGFEGFGINRQATYNFERSQAPQRLYVPPSSRQNHDNYEDTDLDNIDYDDNDAAKESAENNGSAAEIDPLDAFMEGIHEEMRAAPPPKAKEKVERYKDDDDEEDDPMESFLRAKKDLGLTLAADALHAGYDSDEEVYAAAKAVDAGMLEYDSDDNPVVVDKKKIEPIQALDHGSIEYEPFSKDFYEESPSISEMSEQDVAEYMKSLAIRVSGFEVPRPIKTFEDCGFSPQLMNAIAKQGYEKPTPIQCQALPIVLSGRDIIGMAKTGSGKTAAFVLPMIVHIMDQPELAKEEGPIGVVCAPTRELAHQIYLETKKFSKSHGIRVSAVYGGMSKLDQFKELKAGCEIVIATPGRLIDMLKMKALNMSRATYLVLDEADRMFDLGFEPQIRSIVGQIRPDRQTLLFSATMPRKIEKLAREILTDPVRVTVGEVGRANEDITQVVQVIPSDAEKLPWLIEKLPGMIDEGDVLVFASKKATVDDIESQLAQKAFKVAALHGDKDQASRMEILQKFKSGVYHVLVATDVAARGLDIKSIKSVVNFDIAREMDVHVHRIGRTGRAGDKDGIAYTLITQKEARFAGELVNSLIAAGQNVSVELMDLAMKDGRFRSKRDSRKGGGKKGKGRGGGSRGVRGVDFGLGIGYNPESNSTSSPAVTSRSTAVNSLRTGVMAQFKNNFVAATSNSQSPGLNTSSSVHANKRPALRGFVSGGSIGGDMNRPQTTSSLPGFVSGGSIGVDMDRPRTTSSLPGFASGGSIGGDATQTRTVSQNSGGNTSQKNTEGSRDRGRERRRPSGWDR from the exons ATGTCAAAGCGAAAATTCGGATTCGAAGGGTTTGGCATAAACCGCCAAGCAACGTACAACTTTGAAAGATCCCAAGCTCCGCAAAGGCTCTACGTCCCTCCCTCCTCTCGCCAAAACCACGATAACTACGAGGATACCGACCTTGACAACATCGATTACGACGATAATGATGCCGCCAAGGAGAGTGCAGAAAATAATGGCTCAGCTGCCGAAATTGACCCTCTGGATGCGTTCATGGAGGGAATACACGAGGAGATGAGGGCAGCACCACCGCCGAAGGCTAAGGAGAAGGTGGAGAGGTataaggatgatgatgatgaagaggaTGATCCTATGGAGAGTTTTTTGAGGGCGAAGAAGGATCTAGGGTTGACGCTGGCCGCAGATGCACTTCATGCTGGTTATGATTCCGATGAGGAGGTTTATGCAGCGGCAAAAGCTGTGGATGCGGGGATGCTGGAGTATGATTCTGATGATAATCCGGttgttgttgataaaaaaaagattgagccGATTCAAGCTCTTGACCATGGTTCTATCGAGTATGAGCCTTTTAGCAAGGATTTCTATGAGGAGAGCCCATCGATTTCAG AGATGAGCGAGCAGGATGTTGCGGAATACATGAAGAGTCTGGCCATCCGTGTTTCAGGTTTTGAAGTTCCAAGGCcaattaaaacatttgaagATTGTGGTTTTTCACCACAACTGATGAATGCTATTGCGAAACAAGGGTATGAAAAGCCTACACCAATACAGTGCCAAGCTCTGCCGATTGTGCTTTCCGGTAGGGATATTATTGGCATGGCGAAGACAGGTTCAGGTAAGACTGCTGCTTTTGTACTTCCTATGATCGTTCATATTATGGATCAGCCTGAACTCGCGAAAGAAGAAGGTCCGATAGGAGTAGTATGCGCGCCTACTAGGGAATTGGCGCATCAGATATATTTGGAGacaaaaaaattttctaaatcacATGGGATACGGGTCTCTGCTGTGTATGGTGGAATGTCCAAGCTTGATCAATTCAAAGAACTCAAGGCAGGGTGTGAGATTGTTATCGCTACACCTGGGAGATTAATTGACATGTTAAAGATGAAGGCATTAAATATGTCGAGAGCAACTTACTTGGTACTTGATGAGGCTGATCGGATGTTTGACCTTGGATTTGAGCCACAAATAAGGTCTATTGTTGGTCAGATTAGACCAGATCGCCAGACTTTACTATTTTCAGCTACAATGCCTCGCAAAATTGAGAAGTTAGCTAGGGAGATCCTCACTGATCCTGTGAGAGTTACAGTGGGGGAGGTTGGAAGGGCCAATGAGGATATTACTCAGGTTGTTCAAGTTATTCCTTCTGACGCGGAGAAGTTGCCTTGGCTTATCGAAAAGCTACCTGGGATGATTGATGAGGGTGATGTTCTGGTTTTTGCTTCTAAGAAGGCTACTGTGGATGATATTGAGTCACAATTGGCTCAAAAGGCATTTAAAGTTGCAGCCCTTCATGGTGATAAAGACCAGGCTTCTCGGAtggaaattttacaaaaatttaaatctgGTGTCTATCATGTTCTTGTTGCAACTGATGTTGCTGCTCGTGGACTTGACATCAAGTCAATTAAGTCTGTGGTCAACTTCGATATTGCAAGAGAGATGGATGTGCATGTCCATCGCATTGGTAGGACCGGTCGAGCTGGTGATAAAGATGGGATTGCATACACTCTTATAACTCAGAAAGAAGCACGGTTTGCTGGTGAATTGGTTAACAGTTTGATTGCTGCTGGTCAGAATGTCTCTGTGGAGCTTATGGATCTTGCTATGAAG GATGGGAGATTCAGGTCCAAACGTGATTCCAGAAAAGGAG GTGGGAAAAAGGGTAAAGGGAGGGGTGGAGGCAGTCGAGGTGTACGCGGAGTGGATTTTGGTCTTGGCATTGGTTATAATCCAGAATCCAATAGTACTTCATCTCCTGCTGTTACAAGTCGATCTACCGCTGTTAATTCGCTGAGGACGGGGGTGATGGCACAATTCAAGAACAACTTTGTTGCGGCTACATCAAACTCCCAAAGTCCAGGCTTGAATACCAGTTCAAGTGTTCATGCTAACAAGAGACCAGCACTGCGAGGATTTGTCTCTGGTGGTTCAATTGGCGGAGATATGAATAGACCTCAGACAACCAGTTCATTGCCTGGATTTGTCTCTGGTGGTTCaattggagtagatatggataGACCTCGGACAACCAGTTCATTGCCTGGATTTGCCTCTGGTGGTTCAATTGGAGGAGATGCAACTCAAACTCGGACAGTCAGTCAGAACTCTGGAGGAAATACAAGTCAGAAGAATACAGAAGG TTCCAGAGATAGAGGGAGAGAAAGGCGGAGGCCCTCTGGTTGGGACCGTTAG
- the LOC133691949 gene encoding DEAD-box ATP-dependent RNA helicase 24 isoform X2 translates to MSKRKFGFEGFGINRQATYNFERSQAPQRLYVPPSSRQNHDNYEDTDLDNIDYDDNDAAKESAENNGSAAEIDPLDAFMEGIHEEMRAAPPPKAKEKVERYKDDDDEEDDPMESFLRAKKDLGLTLAADALHAGYDSDEEVYAAAKAVDAGMLEYDSDDNPVVVDKKKIEPIQALDHGSIEYEPFSKDFYEESPSISEMSEQDVAEYMKSLAIRVSGFEVPRPIKTFEDCGFSPQLMNAIAKQGYEKPTPIQCQALPIVLSGRDIIGMAKTGSGKTAAFVLPMIVHIMDQPELAKEEGPIGVVCAPTRELAHQIYLETKKFSKSHGIRVSAVYGGMSKLDQFKELKAGCEIVIATPGRLIDMLKMKALNMSRATYLVLDEADRMFDLGFEPQIRSIVGQIRPDRQTLLFSATMPRKIEKLAREILTDPVRVTVGEVGRANEDITQVVQVIPSDAEKLPWLIEKLPGMIDEGDVLVFASKKATVDDIESQLAQKAFKVAALHGDKDQASRMEILQKFKSGVYHVLVATDVAARGLDIKSIKSVVNFDIAREMDVHVHRIGRTGRAGDKDGIAYTLITQKEARFAGELVNSLIAAGQNVSVELMDLAMKVGKRVKGGVEAVEVYAEWILVLALVIIQNPIVLHLLLLQVDLPLLIR, encoded by the exons ATGTCAAAGCGAAAATTCGGATTCGAAGGGTTTGGCATAAACCGCCAAGCAACGTACAACTTTGAAAGATCCCAAGCTCCGCAAAGGCTCTACGTCCCTCCCTCCTCTCGCCAAAACCACGATAACTACGAGGATACCGACCTTGACAACATCGATTACGACGATAATGATGCCGCCAAGGAGAGTGCAGAAAATAATGGCTCAGCTGCCGAAATTGACCCTCTGGATGCGTTCATGGAGGGAATACACGAGGAGATGAGGGCAGCACCACCGCCGAAGGCTAAGGAGAAGGTGGAGAGGTataaggatgatgatgatgaagaggaTGATCCTATGGAGAGTTTTTTGAGGGCGAAGAAGGATCTAGGGTTGACGCTGGCCGCAGATGCACTTCATGCTGGTTATGATTCCGATGAGGAGGTTTATGCAGCGGCAAAAGCTGTGGATGCGGGGATGCTGGAGTATGATTCTGATGATAATCCGGttgttgttgataaaaaaaagattgagccGATTCAAGCTCTTGACCATGGTTCTATCGAGTATGAGCCTTTTAGCAAGGATTTCTATGAGGAGAGCCCATCGATTTCAG AGATGAGCGAGCAGGATGTTGCGGAATACATGAAGAGTCTGGCCATCCGTGTTTCAGGTTTTGAAGTTCCAAGGCcaattaaaacatttgaagATTGTGGTTTTTCACCACAACTGATGAATGCTATTGCGAAACAAGGGTATGAAAAGCCTACACCAATACAGTGCCAAGCTCTGCCGATTGTGCTTTCCGGTAGGGATATTATTGGCATGGCGAAGACAGGTTCAGGTAAGACTGCTGCTTTTGTACTTCCTATGATCGTTCATATTATGGATCAGCCTGAACTCGCGAAAGAAGAAGGTCCGATAGGAGTAGTATGCGCGCCTACTAGGGAATTGGCGCATCAGATATATTTGGAGacaaaaaaattttctaaatcacATGGGATACGGGTCTCTGCTGTGTATGGTGGAATGTCCAAGCTTGATCAATTCAAAGAACTCAAGGCAGGGTGTGAGATTGTTATCGCTACACCTGGGAGATTAATTGACATGTTAAAGATGAAGGCATTAAATATGTCGAGAGCAACTTACTTGGTACTTGATGAGGCTGATCGGATGTTTGACCTTGGATTTGAGCCACAAATAAGGTCTATTGTTGGTCAGATTAGACCAGATCGCCAGACTTTACTATTTTCAGCTACAATGCCTCGCAAAATTGAGAAGTTAGCTAGGGAGATCCTCACTGATCCTGTGAGAGTTACAGTGGGGGAGGTTGGAAGGGCCAATGAGGATATTACTCAGGTTGTTCAAGTTATTCCTTCTGACGCGGAGAAGTTGCCTTGGCTTATCGAAAAGCTACCTGGGATGATTGATGAGGGTGATGTTCTGGTTTTTGCTTCTAAGAAGGCTACTGTGGATGATATTGAGTCACAATTGGCTCAAAAGGCATTTAAAGTTGCAGCCCTTCATGGTGATAAAGACCAGGCTTCTCGGAtggaaattttacaaaaatttaaatctgGTGTCTATCATGTTCTTGTTGCAACTGATGTTGCTGCTCGTGGACTTGACATCAAGTCAATTAAGTCTGTGGTCAACTTCGATATTGCAAGAGAGATGGATGTGCATGTCCATCGCATTGGTAGGACCGGTCGAGCTGGTGATAAAGATGGGATTGCATACACTCTTATAACTCAGAAAGAAGCACGGTTTGCTGGTGAATTGGTTAACAGTTTGATTGCTGCTGGTCAGAATGTCTCTGTGGAGCTTATGGATCTTGCTATGAAG GTGGGAAAAAGGGTAAAGGGAGGGGTGGAGGCAGTCGAGGTGTACGCGGAGTGGATTTTGGTCTTGGCATTGGTTATAATCCAGAATCCAATAGTACTTCATCTCCTGCTGTTACAAGTCGATCTACCGCTGTTAATTCGCTGA
- the LOC133692551 gene encoding receptor-like serine/threonine-protein kinase ALE2 codes for MSVLAISSRGGLSRRVWYLFLQLLIILCYLIPITNADLADDQFRGPILSPSSVPLAAPAIPDLPLPYNLPSLHKPRKKHFSPHGAPAFVVAPTQPPNYGPLITSGHPPTSSHLSKPSMKKNALVPPIVGLVDVAPTQSGDGTNPTVLAQSPLSPSFSDCCKPDMVLKRGSHGCHCVYPIKLDLLLLNVSQNPNWNLFLEELSSQLGLLISQIELINFYLLSLSRLNISMDIIPHTGISFSASDASAVNSSLALHKVHFDSSHVGDYKLLNLTWFEPPAPSPAPIVASSPMRAPAHQSSTSTSTSTSVGSSRKDKHTNLILVLGIGSGIVIIAIVSMVIICSRVFREGKPKASPKETVKPRTIDSVPAAGSLPHPSSTRFLAYEELKEATNNFESASILGEGGFGRVYKGVLSDGTAVAIKRLTSGGQQGGKEFLVEVEMLSRLHHRNLVKLVGYYSSRDSSQNLLCYELVPNGSLEAWLHGPLGANCRLDWDTRMKIALDAARGLAYLHEDSQPCVIHRDFKASNILLEKNFHAKVSDFGLAKQAPEGRANYLSTRVMGTFGYVAPEYAMTGHLLVKSDVYSYGVVLLELLTGRMPVDMSQPSGQENLVTWARPILRDKDQLEELADPTLGGKYPKEDFVRVCTIAAACVSSEASQRPTMGEVVQSLKMVQRVMEYQDSMSTSNARANLRQSSNTFESDGTSSMFSSGPYSSLSALDNDNISRTAVFSEDLHEGR; via the exons ATGTCGGTGCTTGCAATTTCAAGCCGCGGCG GATTATCGAGAAGAGTCTGGTATTTGTTTCTGCAGCTTTTGATCATTTTATGCTATTTAATTCCCATCACCAATGCCGATTTAGCTGATGATCAATTCAGAGGGCCGATCTTATCTCCATCTAGTGTGCCTCTGGCTGCACCTGCCATTCCTGATCTACCCCTCCCATACAATCTACCATCGTTACATAAACCACGGAAAAAGCATTTCTCACCTCATGGTGCACCGGCATTTGTGGTAGCACCAACCCAACCTCCTAATTATGGTCCACTGATAACTTCCGGCCATCCCCCGACTAGTTCACATTTGTCTAAACCATCAATGAAGAAGAATGCATTGGTGCCTCCCATTGTTGGATTGGTAGATGTTGCTCCAACTCAGTCTGGTGATGGCACAAATCCTACTGTTTTAGCTCAGTCCCCATTATCTCCTTCTTTTTCTG ATTGTTGTAAACCAGACATGGTGCTGAAACGAGGGAGTCATGGTTGCCACTGTGTGTATCCAATAAAGCTTGACCTTCTCCTTTTGAATGTCTCACAAAATCCTAATTGGAACCTGTTTCTAGAAGAATTATCTTCCCAGCTGGGCTTGCTAATTTCTCAAATTGAGCTGATAAACTTTTATTTACTAAGCTtatcaagattaaatatttcaatGGATATCATTCCTCACACAGGAATCAGTTTCTCTGCCAGTGATGCATCTGCAGTAAACTCTTCGCTTGCCTTGCATAAGGTTCACTTTGACTCCTCTCATGTGGGTGATTATAAACTCCTGAATCTTACTTGGTTTGAACCTCCTGCACCTTCGCCAG CTCCTATTGTTGCTTCATCGCCCATGAGGGCACCGGCACATCAATCTTCAActtcaacatcaacatcaacatcggTTGGTTCTTCAAGGAAGGACAAACATACAAATTTGATTCTTGTTCTGGGTATTGGTTCTGGCATTGTGATTATTGCCATTGTATCTATGGTAATTATCTGTTCGCGTGTATTCCGTGAAGGGAAGCCTAAAGCATCCCCTAAAGAAACTG TAAAGCCAAGGACCATAGATTCAGTTCCAGCAGCAGGGTCTCTTCCACATCCTTCAAGCACACGGTTTCTAGCCTATGAAGAACTTAAAGAAGCAACAAACAACTTTGAATCTGCAAGCATACTTGGAGAGGGTGGGTTTGGTAGAGTTTACAAAGGTGTCTTAAGTGATGGCACAGCTGTAGCAATTAAGAGGCTTACTAGTGGAGGGCAACAAGGGGGTAAAGAATTTTTGGTGGAGGTTGAGATGCTTAGCAGGCTGCATCACCGTAATCTTGTCAAACTTGTGGGCTACTATAGCAGTCGTGACTCTTCACAAAACCTACTTTGCTATGAGCTTGTTCCAAATGGAAGTCTAGAGGCCTGGCTCCAtg GCCCTCTGGGTGCAAACTGTCGTCTGGATTGGGATACCAGAATGAAGATTGCACTTGATGCTGCAAGAGGACTTGCTTACCTACATGAGGACTCTCAACCCTGTGTCATCCACAGAGATTTCAAGGCATCCAATATATTGCTTGAGAAGAACTTTCATGCGAAAGtttctgattttggacttgccAAACAGGCACCTGAAGGCAGAGCAAATTATCTTTCCACTCGTGTCATGGGAACATTTGG GTATGTAGCCCCTGAGTATGCTATGACCGGACATCTACTAGTCAAAAGTGATGTTTATAGCTATGGAGTTGTCCTCCTCGAGTTGCTGACTGGAAGGATGCCTGTAGATATGTCACAACCATCCGGCCAAGAGAACCTTGTCACTTGG GCCAGGCCCATTCTGAGAGACAAGGACCAGTTAGAAGAGCTTGCTGATCCAACGCTTGGAGGGAAATATCCCAAGGAAGATTTTGTACGAGTCTGCACAATTGCAGCAGCGTGTGTTTCCTCTGAGGCAAGCCAGCGTCCGACCATGGGTGAAGTAGTACAGTCACTTAAAATGGTGCAGCGTGTAATGGAATATCAAGATTCAATGTCAACCTCCAATGCCCGGGCCAACCTGAGGCAGTCATCTAATACCTTCGAATCTGATGGGACATCTTCAATGTTCTCTTCTGGTCCATACTCTAGCCTAAGCGCCTTAGATAACGACAATATCTCTCGGACAGCAGTTTTCTCTGAAGATCTTCATGAAGGACGATGA
- the LOC133691315 gene encoding putative pectinesterase/pectinesterase inhibitor 26 codes for MELNKFILLLISSSLLPFLAGAIFGAPGIADALGPAMSSLSAATTRSPLPPPVVSPTIRSPFPPPVSSPSPPDSPAHSSSTLPLLSNNAALTKICDVTRYPAECLATIAPFLTGETNPISVLKIGIHALQKSFEEATAVATKVINDHSTTAVVKAPLDTCVESFDSGIAVLNDALTAISAHDIGSLSTKLSAALTYSNTCEEAFAEQPDLESPLKETGQHLDKLASINLAISASLQWN; via the coding sequence ATGGAGCTTAACAAGTTCATCCTTCTCCTTATTTCCTCTTCTCTCCTCCCATTTTTGGCCGGGGCCATTTTTGGGGCTCCAGGGATTGCTGATGCCCTAGGGCCGGCCATGTCTTCCTTATCTGCGGCAACCACCCGATCCCCATTGCCACCTCCAGTTGTCTCCCCCACCATTCGATCCCCATTTCCGCCGCCAGTTTCCTCCCCATCACCGCCTGATTCTCCAGCACATTCATCCTCCACACTGCCATTACTATCCAACAATGCTGCACTGACGAAAATATGTGACGTAACCCGTTACCCAGCAGAATGTCTTGCCACCATTGCTCCTTTCCTAACTGGCGAAACCAATCCCATTTCAGTCCTTAAAATCGGGATACATGCTCTCCAAAAGAGTTTTGAAGAGGCCACGGCTGTTGCCACGAAAGTAATCAACGATCACTCTACAACAGCAGTGGTTAAGGCCCCCCTTGACACATGCGTTGAGTCTTTTGATAGCGGAATCGCTGTTCTCAATGATGCTTTGACTGCAATTTCCGCTCACGACATAGGCAGCCTGAGCACTAAGCTAAGTGCCGCTTTAACATATTCTAACACATGTGAGGAAGCATTTGCCGAGCAACCAGACCTCGAATCACCGTTGAAAGAGACGGGTCAGCATCTGGATAAGTTGGCTAGCATCAACTTGGCCATTTCTGCATCTCTCCAATggaattaa